TATGGAGTGTTATGCGTCCAAACGGAGCCACAACATTGTTGTTAGCTTCTTGAAGCATGCATTCAAAGTCTGCTAGATGAACATGCTTGCTGAGTAGTCTGTGTGTGAGTTTGTTCACTTCCAGTAGAACATCAAGTTCctagaataaaaacaacacaATAATTGAATAGATAAATGTCGGCATTTACATGTATAAAGCGCCTTTTCAATCAGGGTCCGCATTAAGCAATTaaatttgtgtagcaaaaatgctcACCAAATTTGGGAGTGAATGCTTAATATAAATGGTACAATATCGCTACactttccaaaattgtgtagcattttgatACTGCTACGCACTTATTGCAGACACTGTTTTCAATGTGTTCAAAGTACATTTTATTCCGTTGCCCCAAGGATATATCACACTATGTGGCTGTCAACAACTGCAGCGGCCCTGGTATGACTAACCGTAACAGCTCTCCATTATACACATGGGTGGAGTGAAATAAGCGAGATAAAGTGTCTTGACCAAGGATCAACGCGTTGGCCCTCACGGGGTTCGTATCCGCAACCTTGCGACCATGAGTCCGATGCCCTAACCGCTAGGTCAACCTGGTTCCTATATGTAAAGGTTTCTCGCCCAAAAGTACTGGCGTAAATATTCCACCACATAAAGGCCAACAAATTGTCTTTGGAATTTGATTTGCTGTCGTCTGCACTTTCATAAAATATTTATGgaaaatatattaatgaaaacAAGTAAATTATTTTGATCATATTGGGCTTGCTTTAATTAACTTCCGTAGTAAATTACATTAACTGCGCCCTCCCTGGAGTAGATACTTACCACTATATGCGTAAGGTCACTAGCCTCAAACTTTGTGATTGCATAATCCAGACTCTTTTGCATAGCTGCAGTGAGACGCTGTTTCAGAAGCTTACTTAAGTCTATGGAGCGACCAAGAACCTGTATAAGAAATGATATGTTGAAGTTCCTTACCCTGTTTTTATCAAATGGCTATAAATGTGGTTCATAACATTTAAGTTATAGGCCAAGCATTCCCTCCTAAGACCATAATGGTCCCAAATTGGTTGGCTCAGCAAGATATTTAACAAATTGACACAGAAGAAtttgcagaaaaataatgaaaataataacataaaaatgcttTGAATTTGCAGGTCACTGGGCAAAAATGCGCTTGAAAATGATCAAATTGCTTAGGTAAAAATTCCGTAAAGGGACCACTATTTACGTCTACACCTTCCTACAAATCGCACCCCCATTCCGCGTATGCACGTGGTCACCCACACAGACACACCCCATACAAATGATGATTTATGATGTTACAATATGTATAATATAAAAGCACGCACACAATGTAGTAGTTGGTGCAACTTTCGGCAATACCAAGAATCCCGTTTTTCTCTATATAGTTGAAACCAGAGTTATatattatttgcattttatttgaaGTTACCTGTACATTTGTCTGTCTCAACAGCGTGTCATATCTATTAGCAGACGGGAAAGGATCAGGTATAGGAATTCCATTTTTCTCGCAGTCTAGCCTGAATCGTTTATCAAGCAAGATGCTGGCTGCCACTGTCTTGTAGTGTGCGAATATCTGATCACTTAGTTTGATGACGAGCTGCTCAAAGCATAGCTTCACCTGAAAGATAGGTAATtcaaaacaagttttcaaagttacACTTTATTTCACAACGCCGTAAGGAAGCATAAAAAACCCCACCACCACACCATTAACAATAGATAATGCATAGTAATTCATACACCGAACCCAAAATCCACGATATCCATGTACTTTTATTTTCAACGGCGTGGTTACAAAATAATActcttttaaattaattttaacaaCCAACGGTCGGCTAAAACTAACTAGCTAACAACCGAATACGAATGAGACAATTTAAAAACCTAAACACtaatttgtaattttattatttccttttaaaataccatgcatacaacgAACCTCTGCTTCGATTTCATCATATAGGAACTGTTTCTTGAATTTCGTAAGCGCATAATGTGCACTGTCACTGTACAGATCCAGCGGATAGAGTATACACCTGTAAATGAGCAAAAAAATCAATTGTTTTCTTGATTTGTGAAACCATCATTGAAGAATATCTAATTTACATGTACATCTCCCAATTTCAGAATACTGAGGAGTCTTCTTCATATTGGTGTGTGGCTGTTAATATAGGGTGGTGGGCCTTATTTCCTTCTCTACCGATAATTTGCAGTTATAATATGATATTATCATTCTCAAATTGTTTGTGTCAGAAgatttgaaaatttaatattgcaaattgtggtaaaactgcattgctctTGCTTTTGTCAGAGAATTAGAAAAATTGATATTGCAaattgtggtaaaactacattgctcacGCTTTTGTCAGAGGATTTGAAAATTTGGTATTGCAaattgtggtaaaactacattgcttgcgcttttgtcacaagatttgaaaatttGGTGTTGCAaattgtggtaaaactacattgcttgCGCTTTTGTCAGAAGATTTGAAAATTTGGTGTTGCAaattgtggtaaaactacattgcttgCGCTTTTGTCAGAAGATTTGAAAATTTGGTGTTGCAAATTGtagtaaaactacattgcttgCGCTTTTGTCAGAGGATTTGAAAATTTGGTGTCAGAGGATTTGAACATTTGGTACTGCAAATTGtagtaaaactacattgctcGTGCTTTTGTCAGAGGATTTGAAAATTTGGTATTGCAaattgtggtaaaactacattgctagCATTTCGTCAGAGCATTTGAACATTTAGTTTTGCAAATTGTGGCAAAACTATTTATTGCTTGCATTTTTGATGGAAAATTTGAAAATGCGGTACTTTGAAAGGTGAAAAAACAACAACGTTGCTTCTGTTTATATTTGAGGATTTTGATATTTGCAATAGTGCAGAGGGTAATTGCAGTGCCTACTGCAAAAGTTAAAATGTTGTTTAAGGATTTGTAAATTTAGTATTAAAAAATAGATTCCTTTGACAAAAAGCATGAGCAAAATAAGTTTACCACAATTTGTAATACCAAATTTTCAAATCCTCTGACAAAAGCATGAGCAATATAGCTTTACATTACCAAAAATTGCAATACCAATTGTTCAAATCCTCTAACCCTCTAACAAAAGCGcaagcaatgtagttttaccactatccgcaaaaccaaattttaaaaaagtgtgAGTAATATCGATTTACGaaaatttgcaatatttataCTAAACGTAGGGCAATGACAAAAGCGCAGGCAATGTGGTTTTACCACAATTTGCAATACCAAATTTTCAAATCATCTGACAAAAGCAcgagcaatgtagttttaccacaattTACAACACCAAATTTTCAAATCCTCTGACAATGGCGTGAGCAATGTAGTTTTGCCACAATTTGCAACACCAGTTTTTAAAATCCTCGAACAAAAGCGcgagcaatgtagttttaccacaattTGCAACACCATTTTTAAAATCCTCTGACAAAAGCGCGAGCAATGTAGTTTTGCCACAATTTGCAACACCAGTTTTTAAAATCCTCGAACAAAAGCGTGAGCAATGTAGTTTAACCACAATTTGCAACACCATTTTTAAAAATCCTGACAAAAGCGcgagcaatgtagttttaccacaatttgcaacactatttttttaaatcctctGACAAAAGCGcgagcaatgtagttttaccacaattTGCAACACCCGTTTTAAAAATCCTGACAAAAGCGcgagcaatgtagttttaccacaattTGCAACACCATTTTTTAAAATCCTCTGACAAAAGCGcgagcaatgtagttttaccacaattTGCaacaccattttttttaaatcctctgACAAAGCGcgagcaatgtagttttaccacaattTGCAACACCATTTTTTAAAATCCTCTGACAAAAGCGCGAGCAATGTAGTTTTATCACAATTTGCaatactcaattttcaaatcATCTGACAAAAGCGcgagcaatgtagttttaccaaaaTTTGCAACACCAGATTTTCAAATCCTCTGACAAAAGCACGGGCAATCTCGTTTTACCACAATTTGCAATACCAAATGTTGCAATATTTAAACTACACGTAGGGCAATGACAAAAGCGCAGGTAATAGTTTTAGCACAATTTGCAATACCACATTTTCAAATCCTCTGACAAAAGCGcaagcaatgtagttttaccacaattTGCAATACACAATTTCAAACCCTCTGACTAAAGCATGAACAATAAGTTCAAATCCTCTGACGATGTAGTTCTACCACAATTTGCATTACCATTTTTTAATCCTCTGACAAAAGCGTGAACAACGTAGTTCTACAACTTAAAACACCACATTTTCAAATCCTCTGACAAAAACGTGAGGAATATAGTTTTTTTGCCACAATTTGCAGTACCAAATGTTGCAATATTCAAACTATAATGTGTAGAACAATGTATTTATTTCCAGATTCTTTGCAATACCATAATAAACTTCTTACACATGCGCACTTTTCAATATTCTCGAACAAAGATTAAAACAAAGCCAAAAGCAACCAGTATAGTTTGAATACCAAACTAATTCTCGAACAAAGCAATGTGATTGCACTTTTGGCAATAGCGTACCAAAAGGTAATATTCTTTCACATTGCACAACACCTCCCCACCCACacatccccacccccaccccaccccacacacatttACTTACTCCATCATGGCTGGATCTTTAGTTTCCAATATATGATCAATCAGGATCCATGGCATGGACATCTCAATAGGAAATTGTATCCGCTGTCCGTTAGTCAGCTCAAGGAAAAATTCACGATACCACATCTGAGATAAGTCACAACATTCCTGAAGAGTTTCTAAAAATATTATCATAAGGATTGTGTAATGATGTGCTTTAGACATTATACAACTATGAATGATTAACGttgtgcttttaaaacattatcTTTCCCGTCTCCACCtccatcaccattatcatcatcatcatcatcatcatcatcatcatcatcatcatcatcaccatcaccatcatcatcatcatcatcatcatcatcatcatcatcatcataatcgtcatcatcatcatcatcatcaccttcaCCATATTGTGCTTACCCCTAAATTACCTTATAATGTTGAATCAtaatttttaatcaattttttcACTCACCCGAGAAGTTGATAAGGTGATTGTAGAAGAACGATTTCCTCAGAAAGTCTGCGATTGCTTCTATAGTTCTGCCATCAAAATCCTTTTTCATTGACTTGCTTTTCCCTCCTCCAGTTCGATCCGATATTAGGGATTCCAACATGGTACGCATTGCGTAGATCTGTTTGACATATGGAATACCGGGTTATTTCACAATTAGAAGAACGGTTTCATTTACTATTTGTTTCACCCATATGTATGACTAAACTCCGTTTTACCATGAATATTTAGCAATGTTGGGACATACAAACAGTAAATCGACAAACAATAGTACGTAGTTAAATTACACTGTTTGCCAAAATATGAGGCTAATCACTGGACAACAATTGAAAACTTTTTATCTGTTACTGAGGAAAATCCATGTATTCTTAGCTAAATCAGGGCCACTTATTTTAAATATGAAGTCAGAATTTACCCAGTATATTACAAAATTAGTTTTTACTGAGAATGTTATATGAAAGGACATTATAAAATACATCCGTTATCATGTTTGAGTTAAACCATCCTTGATACCTAGTTTCCATCACTGAATGTCTTGGTGGAACCTTTCACCATGCTCATCACTTACACCGTCCTTATTAGCTGGAACGCAATCAAGGTGAGAATACAAAAGGCGCGATTTTAGACTCATTTTAAGCCAATTTGCTGATAGGCCTTAcatatatcttaaaatcctgacgTGATGGACTAATTCTGACTTCAGATTCGGAACAAGCATGCTCAATTTAGTCTAGAACACATACTTTTACCCCAGTAtctgcaacagtggagtcggtgctgctttatggatgcgaagcatggaccgtcacccctaaacttgcaaagggtctggatggctgttacacccgtatgctaagaactgtactgaatgtgcattggaaggaACATACATCAAATGCAGACCTATATATGGAGATCTTCCCAAATTAAGCCTCAAGATCAGGGAcagaagaacccggtttgctggccactgttccagaagtgatgagcccgcatcaaaaatggttcattggacacctaagcatgggaggcggaaacctgaaagacctgctctgacctacattgacattctgaaaaatgacactggactggaggcagcagacttcaagacagcaatggatgacaggaagttgtggaaagccatcacagttcgtggacaccactcgaattaagcaagtaagcaagccaAAGCTTTGTTGTCCAGTGTATTTAATGCTCCTTGACACAATAAGCTATTTTCGTTTTATTACTGCAAATGACTACAAAATACGAGATTAATGAAACCTATTCCAAAcattaattttccaaattttaATCTGGTGAATCATATTTCAGCATCTATAGATACTAATTATTGTTTTCCCATGGTGCTCAGGGCATGCAGGATGTACAGACAGCCAGAAACTAATTGGAACTGTCTGCCTGACCTTTGCCATCTACTGCCAATAACAATTATGcagtaaggctaatgaaagtcaattcccagtttcccgttacattatttgtcatgactgtgtaggtgaccatttcattattcattattcattattttataccatttcattattgcatctgttacaggtgtaaaccaataactacccatgtataaatgtgataaatcacagtttgtagtttacagatgtagtttacaaccacatgaaggtgattgtacaactattatcaaaagtttcacaatattttttacgggatgagatcagagcagatcaaaagtgcgggacagagaattgagtaggtattcattaataattcattattaaccatataccatgctcctactgcaaagaaaatccctgaaaatcaacagaaagagatttatgatatatttaaaaccacaattatttatttgtatgttaaagtttgttagaaatcaacattttattcaaaataatgaaatatttggccagcaaattgttttgagcggagtagggtaacgggaaactgggaatcaactttcattagcctaatggaGGGCGCAGATAATTAGTAATGATGTCTGCTTCCTCCACTGAggtcgaacccaggacctcttgcACAAGAGTCAAACACATCGGCAACTTTGTCACGCTCTTCTCGTACCCAGTTGAAacagggtcactccatatcatatCAAGGAggcccccacctgaccccctcagatttgctttgcCAAATTgtgcatgcagttagtgtgtatacaaggtttcagacctctctctctttttataaagaaagcacatactcccaaagatgaaattcatttaaagggcaacttttgggtccaaatttagaccccctattccaactttaaatggctgccacagaaaatccgtaagagctgcAGACCTCAAACTTTTACAATATTATGTGTACAacataaagcaaatctgaggggtcaGGTGGGGGGCCTCCTTGatatgatatggagtgacccaacaTTGTTTCAGGCTTTTAACTAACCTGTGTAGTTGATGGTGACACCCTCTTTCTTGGCACTTTAATCTTGAATCCATCTGGTGGGTCCTTCTTCCCTTTCATAGATGGGTCATCGACAGGAGCATTGCCGTTCAACCAATTGGCACACGCATCTCGTATTCTAAGAAGAACACTAGATATTCAAGAAAATAAGACATGAAATCTATAAAATAcagccttgaaaaaaaatattgttaggatattaaaaataaaatcgcTTTCTTAtttaagtaatattatattaatatcagGGTTTGTCGGTTTTTTTGCAGCAggagaaaaaaaaacatggttttaaccGCTTTTTTCCACTTGCCAAAAACTAAAAGAGTGATAAATATTTCACTTttgttcatctcaaaacaaattatgaagTAACAAAAATTGTTTCCTGAGTGTAGTAAGACTTAGTAATATAActttatacgtaacatattacgAAATTAACttttgtgcaatatttgtttgtttgagttTATGCATGGTGATATGTTCAATCtatctcttttttttcttcttttttgtgattttttggtgatcttaaataatatttttcttgaatttttctTAATTATGTTtatgtattaaaaaaaatgaaaagaggTTGTATTTTTAAATGTCCTTGTATTGTTGTAATAAAGATGGCAACCTAACAGCcttgaaaagataaaaaaaattaaaggcgTGGGTTTTCATTACCCACTAGTGCACTTATGTCATATcaaatttaaaacgttttcattttaAGGATTTAATGAATATATTGAATGCATAAAAAGTTTATGAGCTTTCTATGTTACTTTTTTGACTtgactttttgccatttttaccggTTTAAACTAAGTTTTTGCCAcattgccggcaaaaaccgaaccctgctttAATTTCATACCTCTCGGTAGTTTTTCGTTTCTTCTTCACAGCAGTCCTAATTGGATCTCTGAGAGTGATTTGAACAAAGTCTTGCATTTCAGCAAAGATGGTGGTCTCGATGGCTTCGTGGAACTCACTGCCCATTCTGTTGAGTAACACCTGCAAGCCTTTAATCATGGCTATAACTTCTATCAATGCAAACCTTTCTTGGTTGTTGTAATTGTATCGGAGTGCCTAAATGCAAAATAAGAACATTTAATGAAATGTTGGTATTGGTTTACTGCAATCTATTGTCGGCTTTGGAAACAGTGTAATCTTTGCGGGGGTGAGGTAGAACCCCCgtgagttggtttgctaactcaaccccctcccccctaaagaATTTTTTAACACCTGCTCCCGCCAAAGTGTAAATTTGAAAATTAGCCTGATAAACACAGAACTTTACCTTTGTTtgaacaaaaatagtgtaaaattgacaATTGACTTGTGAAAACACGAAATTTTAcctatattttgggcaaaaatactgtacaattaaaaaatatttcgcGCTTCGCGCATAGCAGGAACACAGAACCAAAATGATGCCACTAAGAATATTTTGTCTTTGCCCCTCAGACAAatctaatataattataatacataATAAATGATTGGGGAATCATACCTTCTCGTAGTCGTCGGTGTCGTCGTTGATGTCTTTATTTTCACGTTTATCAGCAGGGTGAATCAGTTTCCAAGAGAACTGAAGCAGAAGAGTTAAGAGGCAACAAAATAACATATATTTACCAATAACTTAACATGTATGAGAATCAGAGACCAGGCGCAGGCGAAAATCAAAACAAGAGAGAGATCCATTGTAGCTTTATTTATATTACCTCGAGGACGCAAAGTGTAAATCCAAATAGGCCATCCATGCCAGGTGGCTAGATCTCGCtagttttgaatttttgaaaccaTTTTAATACGGACCTCTTTGCAAGGTTGTTCATAACGATATTACATATTGTCCTCTTATGCACAATTGTTGAATTTCAAAAGCACAAAACGTTTTGCAGAGAACGCTTTTTTCGTCGGGGTATAAAACGGTATAAAACGTTCTTGAtgccaaacattctaacataatattatttaatagttgacaaaatattttgcaaatatgtttgcccaaaatattctacaataacattttgacaacaacaTTTGTTAAATTTCGTTATggtattttttttcatataaaacgttgtaaaaacgttttcgtgacctttatataaccggacattcaaatgttattaaaacgttttgaataaagcCAAAAGGTGTTTAttacacgtttataacgttttaagaacatttttgtgttggcTGAGTATGTTACAGTGAATTGAGCTTGATGATAGGTATATATTACCAGTTCTGTGACTTTGGCCGTCCAGCTTGATATCAGACGGAGCCCTCTGAATGCCAATTGTTTCAGCGCCTTTTGTTCACTCTCTGAACGCTTTTTCTTTTCACCAGATTTTACCATCTAAAGAATGAAAATGGAAAGGTACAATATACATGTGGAACATATGTCATTATTCTTTactgaaaacttttttttaaagctctGTTATGCAATTCGCAAATTATAAAAACCAAATCTAAACAAGGACATGGGCCATAAATTTCAACTATCGACGATTCCCTACTACTAGAAACATCAACACTATAAGGCACCGCCAACGTCTAGGATTGGTAGAGGAATCGCCAGTCAGCATTTTCGGATGACGGGTTTCTCCAAAATATTCCTATTAAAATAGCGTAAGAATGTTGTTAATTAATTGTATGGGCGTAAAGCcatatactttaattttaatttgcaaTTGATGTTCGCACGTTTAACGGCTTGTCTAGTTTTATATTTAAATTGATATACTTCATTTGTCTCTCACTAGTACCAGTATAAGGCGAAGCTGGGAAGATGTGGAATGCAGAGCCTGTATTGTGTATAAGTCAATTAGAAATTGTTTGTCAATATATCGGACATCTGTCCAAAAGTGGCAAAAGTGCTTACTAAGCGATTAAACGGATAAAACCCGCTGATTTTATTTACCTTATGGCTGTGCTTTGCCAAATCACTGATAAATTTGGTATGGTCCTCCTTCATAGACGGTAGCCGCTGTAGTATGTTGTACTGTGCTTCAAGCTTTGCGCTGGAATCACACGTCCAAAATGACTTGTGACTCTCAAAGTTTGGTGTCATTCTGATGTAAGCGAATACCTCCAATTGTTGGTCACCGTAGAGAGGAACACACTGCAATTGCTGTTATTTAGACATTGATAATAAGATTTTAGTATCGGTAACTTATAGGCATATCCATAAAAACACAACTGAAATTCCCTTATTTGTCGTGGTTATTAAAGGTTCTTCAAAGGGGTCTAACATGTGTCTTTAGAACCACTCTTGGATCGATCCCTTTTGGTGTTCTTGAACATACTAGTATAAGGAACCATAGGAGAATACTGTTTCCCTGAAGATGCCCCCTGCCCgacaaaaaggttctaagttgtacatgtttttaaatataaacaactaactaactaactaactaactaactaactaaataaataaataaacaaaccttGAATAATGAGTTGACCTTCGAAAGATGGACCATTCTTTTCTTCTTCTGATCTGTCTTGTACATGTTGTTTTCAGGGGTATCAATCAAATACAGTCCGAACGCAATAATCTAAAGACAATCAAGTAAAGAAAAACTAAATTAGGCTATCTGGTTTTGTAACAATATTAGGCCTTTGTGAAAAGAAAAGGCGTTATAGATCCATCGAGGAATACTAATCTAGGAAGTCATACCTCCCTGTCTAAATAAGTCTGTATGTCTCCCGAAAGGACAATTCTCCCTGTATCTCCTTTCAAAAAGTTTCTTAATCTTTATATCGATGCACACTCTGTCTGTCCGTTTGTGTCCGACTTACTGACTCTACTTGTCGTATGTCTTTGTACATGTTACGTCTTCAATCAATGCATCTTTGATATCAACCGTTTCTTGTCCATGTATTGGCAAAAACGTAATGAATATTTAATTATATTAGTATGATATCCTATCATATCCTATCATCATATCTGTCTGTCCTTTCTCTTACACGCGCGTTCATTATTGTTTATATATCACTTGGTACCATTTATATATTTGTCTGTCTGTCCCTCTGTGTATACCTGTGTGTATACCTATTCTGCATAGTGGTGGAATTAAATAAGGAGGGCCCTCGGGCCAAATGCCCGTAAATATTCCTGCGGGCTCGTCAACATACCACCCCACAGGCACGTGAAATGTTGACACCAAAGTCAGCAAGACGAACTTAGTTACAAATTGATTAGGGCTCGTAGACTCCTATAAGGGCCCAAACCCCTGGGGCCCAAACGGCCCTTGAACATCTCGACTTATTTCCAACACTGATGTCCATCTTACCTTGATTAGCATATGTTTCTCCCTTGGCAAGACAAACTGTTCCTTGTCATACATAGTGGCGCACAGATTGATGATGTCAGCTAAGATCTCGTCGTACCCTTCCACCTCTCCTAATTTCTTCTTCAACGTTTTGGCGATTTCACTTTTGTTGGCAAGAAAGGTCACCATGGCATGTGACTCTTGCAGAGCATCTGGAGAGTCCAGGACTCGCACGACTTGTGCCCCTCTGTGGGGTAAGTTACGAAATAATCGGAGTTTTGATTTTTGAAAGGGGTTCTAAAAATAGAAAGTGTTTGTAACATGATTCGCACCTTCCAatctctaaattcagtttctATAGTGCATGAACCGGTGGTATGAGCTGTACTTTGAAAACTAAGTATGTACTTTGAATACACTGTGTGTACTTTGAATACAAAGTGTGCACTTTGAATACAAAGTGTGTACTTTAAATACTTAGTgtgtactttgaatacaaaatctGTACTTTGAATACAAAGCCTGTAGCCTACTTTGAATACAAAGTGCGTACTTTGAATATAAAGTGTGCACTTTGAATACAAAGTCTGTACTTTAAGTCTGTACTTTCAATATAAAGTGCGTACTTTGAATACAAAGTGTGTAATTTGATTACACAGTGTGTACGTTGAATACAAAGTGTGTACTTTGATTACACTTACACAGTGTGTACGTTGAATATAATGTGTGtactttgaaaaaaattcaaagtgTGTATTTTAAAGTTCACACTTAATATTCAAAGAA
This DNA window, taken from Amphiura filiformis chromosome 16, Afil_fr2py, whole genome shotgun sequence, encodes the following:
- the LOC140136284 gene encoding cytoplasmic FMR1-interacting protein 1-like, which produces MTEQAPPPASPPAAEQVSLSDGLATIDGLATLISDDQKPKDQESKDQQPIGQRKKDQQPPCIEAVTAAVTYHANFDTNFVDRNAYIANMPKYMEETKAHSELNKLLDEGEAYASMLYTWRGCSRAMPSIKSNDQPNRTEIYQTFVDIMKPEIEKLFNFMRFQARAVDVFCSDIKRVSQQEKKNEFWSESYLLTLGKVINMFVVLDALKDIKSSINNDYSAYKRGAQVVRVLDSPDALQESHAMVTFLANKSEIAKTLKKKLGEVEGYDEILADIINLCATMYDKEQFVLPREKHMLIKIIAFGLYLIDTPENNMYKTDQKKKRMVHLSKVNSLFKQLQCVPLYGDQQLEVFAYIRMTPNFESHKSFWTCDSSAKLEAQYNILQRLPSMKEDHTKFISDLAKHSHKMVKSGEKKKRSESEQKALKQLAFRGLRLISSWTAKVTELFSWKLIHPADKRENKDINDDTDDYEKALRYNYNNQERFALIEVIAMIKGLQVLLNRMGSEFHEAIETTIFAEMQDFVQITLRDPIRTAVKKKRKTTESVLLRIRDACANWLNGNAPVDDPSMKGKKDPPDGFKIKVPRKRVSPSTTQIYAMRTMLESLISDRTGGGKSKSMKKDFDGRTIEAIADFLRKSFFYNHLINFSETLQECCDLSQMWYREFFLELTNGQRIQFPIEMSMPWILIDHILETKDPAMMECILYPLDLYSDSAHYALTKFKKQFLYDEIEAEVKLCFEQLVIKLSDQIFAHYKTVAASILLDKRFRLDCEKNGIPIPDPFPSANRYDTLLRQTNVQVLGRSIDLSKLLKQRLTAAMQKSLDYAITKFEASDLTHIVELDVLLEVNKLTHRLLSKHVHLADFECMLQEANNNVVAPFGRITLHIFWEVYYDFMPKYCYNGTTHRFTQSELASLDPVDRGKPPSASTAFQYGDKRLNSAYEKVTELYSSFIGMPHFRCIVRLVHYKGIAIIIEELLKIIRTLIQNTLLQYFKILTEAMPKKCQLTRQDFGTMGAVAYYSAHLQDIIQYADLRQVVFGHFQEVGNAIIFFKKMEEALAVEETMDLHHAAPFQNLIPKPYAKQNENSDMKMKRLEQNFETLRVAEIIEKFGTTEQKSYTKEADLLTKERLCSGLSMFQVILQRIQTFFDDPAWNGGEPANGIIHIDECTEFHRLWSAIQFVYCFPLKQGEYTPEETHGDGLNWAGATMITLLGQQRRFHALDFCYHILRVHGVDGQKDDINGISTVRLIDRITKYRSLNNEIFSVLKNYLSYGEPDEPVQIDQVTCYQPPVHHSQIDDD